In a genomic window of Aggregatimonas sangjinii:
- a CDS encoding heavy metal translocating P-type ATPase, translating to MDRLSCYHCGDDCGKNTIAFDEKKFCCNGCKTVYEIFSSNNLSYYYDLQAAAGASPREVYNKYDFLENNAIVEKLIEFDDENVQVVNLYIPHIHCSSCIWVLENLNKINSSVTGSQVDFPKRTVRITYRIDRFSLKNLVVLLSRIGYEPSISLNDFDNKPKAVNRSLTYKLGVAGFAFGNVMFLSFPEYFDLATSTASGGEFWLNQYQGFFRWLMFSFSLPVVFYAGQDYFISAFKGLRSKMLNIDVPISIGISVLFIRSSLEIIFNWGPGFFDSLTGLIFFLLLGKFFQQKTYSFLSFERDYKSYFPIAVTRIPSNGKEEAIQVYDIQKGDRILIRNMELLPVDGILTKGNARIDYSFVTGESEPLSKVLGEKVFAGGKQMLGAIEIEVVKSVSQSYLTQLWGNTVFHEGRSDSFRTLTDGIGKRFTILVLGIAFLAMSFWLFYDSAKALNVFTAVLIIACPCAIALASPFTMGNMLRIFGKKKCYLKNAEAIERLALVDTAVFDKTGTITTTKRNVAIYEGMQLTQSEESLLKNTLRASNHPLSRSLYDMLAEQNIVTLDDYGEYLGKGIEGVISDDRIKIGSSDFVRDAEVLPEENTAVHISANNSYKGRFVFHNEYREGVSEVFRTLSEKMQLAILSGDNEGEKERLKKILPKLTPLYFNQKPTEKLEFIKSLQDEGKKVLMVGDGLNDSGALAQADVGIAISENINVFSPACDGILDASKFRQLDSYITASKKAIKIVKWSFALSLLYNIIGLYFAVTGQLLPVIAAILMPLSSISIVAFTTLATNMVGRKLE from the coding sequence ATGGATAGATTAAGTTGTTACCATTGTGGGGATGATTGCGGGAAGAATACGATCGCATTCGATGAAAAAAAATTTTGCTGCAATGGTTGCAAGACAGTGTATGAAATTTTTTCAAGCAACAACCTCTCCTACTATTACGATTTGCAGGCCGCAGCAGGCGCTAGCCCTCGAGAGGTCTATAACAAATACGATTTTCTGGAGAATAACGCCATCGTCGAAAAACTGATTGAATTCGACGATGAAAATGTACAGGTAGTCAATCTTTACATTCCCCATATACACTGCAGTTCTTGTATTTGGGTGTTGGAGAACTTAAACAAGATCAATTCATCGGTGACCGGCTCGCAAGTTGATTTTCCGAAGAGAACGGTTCGAATCACGTATAGAATAGACCGATTTTCTTTAAAGAATCTTGTGGTACTTTTGTCGCGCATCGGCTATGAACCTTCTATTTCTTTGAACGATTTTGATAATAAGCCGAAAGCGGTAAATCGAAGCCTTACCTACAAACTCGGGGTGGCTGGATTTGCTTTCGGCAACGTCATGTTTCTATCTTTTCCCGAATATTTTGATTTGGCCACAAGCACGGCAAGCGGCGGCGAATTTTGGTTAAACCAATACCAGGGCTTTTTCAGATGGTTGATGTTCAGCTTTTCGTTACCCGTTGTCTTTTATGCGGGACAGGACTACTTCATATCGGCTTTTAAGGGATTAAGAAGTAAAATGCTCAATATCGATGTGCCTATCTCCATAGGTATTTCTGTACTCTTTATACGAAGTAGTTTGGAAATCATTTTCAATTGGGGACCCGGTTTTTTCGATTCCCTTACAGGGTTGATTTTCTTTCTGCTGCTCGGTAAATTCTTTCAACAGAAAACCTATTCTTTTTTATCCTTTGAACGGGATTACAAATCGTATTTCCCGATTGCCGTTACGCGAATACCTTCTAATGGAAAAGAGGAAGCCATTCAAGTCTATGACATTCAAAAGGGTGACCGGATATTGATACGAAATATGGAATTGCTACCGGTAGATGGTATTCTTACTAAGGGGAACGCACGAATCGACTACAGTTTTGTAACGGGCGAATCGGAACCGCTTTCAAAGGTATTAGGTGAGAAAGTATTTGCCGGTGGTAAACAAATGCTAGGTGCAATCGAAATTGAAGTAGTAAAATCGGTTTCCCAAAGTTATCTGACCCAACTATGGGGAAATACCGTTTTTCATGAGGGGCGCTCAGACTCCTTTCGAACGTTGACCGATGGTATTGGCAAACGCTTTACGATTTTGGTATTGGGTATAGCTTTCTTGGCGATGTCATTCTGGCTGTTTTACGATAGCGCCAAAGCGCTAAATGTATTTACCGCCGTTCTTATCATTGCGTGTCCCTGCGCAATTGCTTTGGCATCGCCTTTTACTATGGGCAATATGCTACGCATTTTCGGAAAGAAAAAATGCTATCTCAAAAATGCAGAGGCCATAGAACGGCTGGCACTGGTCGATACTGCTGTTTTCGACAAAACGGGAACGATAACCACTACGAAAAGGAATGTTGCGATCTATGAAGGCATGCAATTGACACAATCGGAGGAATCACTTTTGAAAAACACGCTACGCGCCTCGAACCATCCATTGAGCAGAAGCCTTTACGATATGCTTGCCGAGCAAAATATCGTTACCCTCGATGACTATGGTGAATATTTGGGGAAGGGTATCGAAGGCGTAATTTCAGATGACCGTATCAAAATCGGCTCTTCCGATTTTGTTAGAGACGCCGAAGTTCTACCTGAGGAAAATACCGCAGTTCATATTAGTGCGAACAATTCCTATAAAGGTCGTTTCGTGTTCCACAACGAGTATAGGGAAGGCGTATCCGAAGTGTTTCGGACACTATCCGAGAAGATGCAACTTGCTATTCTTTCCGGTGACAATGAAGGGGAAAAGGAACGCTTAAAAAAAATACTACCAAAATTGACCCCCCTTTATTTTAATCAAAAGCCGACCGAAAAACTGGAATTTATTAAATCGCTGCAGGATGAAGGTAAGAAGGTGCTCATGGTGGGTGATGGCCTGAACGATTCGGGAGCACTGGCGCAGGCCGATGTCGGCATCGCCATTTCCGAGAATATAAATGTGTTCTCGCCCGCCTGCGACGGAATTTTAGATGCGTCAAAATTCCGACAATTGGATAGTTACATCACAGCCTCAAAAAAGGCGATCAAAATCGTAAAATGGAGCTTCGCGCTTTCATTGCTCTATAACATTATCGGGCTGTATTTTGCTGTTACCGGGCAATTGTTACCGGTCATTGCAGCAATTCTGATGCCTTTAAGCTCCATCAGTATCGTGGCGTTTACGACTCTGGCAACGAATATGGTAGGAAGAAAATTGGAATAA
- the ccoS gene encoding cbb3-type cytochrome oxidase assembly protein CcoS — MNVIYLLLTLSIVVALVFFVAFILSVRNGQYDDSYTPSVRMLFEDELVGAEVSVDKKKNSPLNSGEVEEKEKLS; from the coding sequence ATGAATGTAATTTACCTCTTGTTGACCCTTAGCATTGTAGTGGCTCTAGTTTTTTTTGTCGCCTTTATCCTATCGGTGCGTAACGGGCAGTACGATGATTCGTATACCCCATCGGTGCGCATGCTATTTGAAGACGAACTTGTGGGAGCCGAGGTATCAGTGGATAAGAAAAAAAATTCACCTCTGAACAGCGGAGAAGTAGAAGAGAAGGAAAAGTTGTCATAG
- a CDS encoding universal stress protein: MKKILIPTDFSENAWNAIRYAIELFKNEECVFHVLNTYTPAIASSRFMAASIDGATLENGARSRSEGGLKKVIDRIAQLYTNPRHRFKTSSSFSFLVDEIKVMVEELDIDLVVTGTKGASGLEEVFMGSNTVRIIKSIQNCPVLAVPQYFKFITPNEIAFATNFNRFYTKSELRPLREMAKSFNATIRIVHVQNEIKALTELQQFNLSMLRKYLEDVEYFVHTVSELNSISKTLEVFTEELDIHLLAMLNYQHSFLEKISREPVIKRVAFHTQVPLLVIQESGMQSGPQNKNEKLAEISS; this comes from the coding sequence ATGAAAAAAATACTTATACCTACGGACTTTTCTGAAAATGCATGGAACGCCATCCGATATGCAATCGAACTCTTTAAAAATGAAGAGTGTGTTTTTCATGTCTTGAACACCTACACCCCAGCTATTGCGAGCAGTCGTTTTATGGCGGCGTCTATTGATGGTGCAACACTTGAAAATGGGGCGCGATCGCGTTCAGAAGGAGGTCTCAAAAAAGTGATTGATCGTATCGCGCAACTTTATACCAATCCCAGGCACCGTTTTAAAACCAGCTCTTCATTTAGTTTTTTGGTGGACGAGATCAAAGTAATGGTCGAAGAGCTAGACATTGATCTAGTTGTTACCGGAACCAAAGGCGCTTCAGGACTCGAAGAAGTATTCATGGGAAGCAATACGGTACGTATCATCAAATCGATACAGAATTGCCCGGTTTTGGCGGTTCCCCAGTATTTTAAATTTATCACACCGAACGAGATCGCATTCGCGACAAATTTTAATCGGTTTTATACGAAATCAGAGCTACGCCCTCTACGAGAAATGGCCAAGAGCTTTAATGCGACCATTCGGATCGTTCATGTTCAAAATGAAATAAAAGCACTAACGGAACTGCAGCAATTCAATCTTAGCATGCTACGAAAATATCTTGAAGATGTGGAATATTTTGTGCATACCGTTTCAGAATTGAACTCTATATCAAAAACGCTCGAAGTCTTTACGGAGGAACTTGATATACATTTACTCGCTATGCTCAACTACCAGCACAGCTTTCTGGAAAAAATTTCACGTGAGCCTGTCATTAAAAGAGTCGCTTTCCATACACAGGTACCCTTATTGGTCATTCAAGAATCCGGTATGCAATCGGGACCTCAGAACAAAAATGAAAAGCTAGCCGAGATTTCTAGTTGA
- a CDS encoding VCBS repeat-containing protein: protein MYRLLIFFLVSCISIQFLSCRKETGAADDTITRFRLLSVQETGVDFNNAIVENGSFNMVDFFYVYNGGGVAVGDINNDSLPDIFFSGNMVDDRLYLNQGNLGFKDISSTAGITIQGWSTGATMVDINHDGLLDIYVNRSGNHSSERRSNLFYINQGNLKFEEQAAVLGLADTSYSTQAAFLDYDKDGDLDMYLLNHTNAVRDPNNVRPLIADGSGPANDRLYKNNESETGQLTFTDVSLQAGIRFDGMGLGVGTADINNDGWDDIFVTNDFMANDYLYINNQDGSFTESSKRYLNHVSHFSMGNDLADFNNDGLTDMVTADMLPRDNFHEKKMSGPLNYDLFEYTLEQGYIPQYMRNTLQLNNGEKADGSYSFSEVGQLMGVEATDWSWAPLFADFDNDGLKDLFISNGYLRDITDLDFINYTSSLANSVPPDSLDYILKQRAKDMPSIKLTNFIFKNGSQLKFENYSDQWGMNQPSLSNGAAYADLDNDGDLDMVTNNINETAFIYENRSNTFEENNFLKIRLVQDSYNTMALGAQVFLFQKDRKQTIRQAPTRGYQSSVDYTLHFGLGDKEVVDSILVKWPDGFLSKIDSPRSNRLLTITKEETESGFLTRNGNRINRFLTEITDSVRLKFKHTEPVYNDFGRQFLLPHKQSNQGPGLAAGDINGDGYEDFFIGGAYNRSGQLFFGTKTGKFNRKPLIENEKEKYEEDTGALLFDADGDGDNDLYVVSGSNEFYPGSEYYQDRLYSNDGKGNFVLNAGALPRMRASGSCVRASDFDKDGDLDLFIGGRLSALKYPLPPDSYLLINENGKFIDATTKLAPSLRKAGMVTDALWTDFDNDDDTDLILVGEFMAIQFFENKDGKLVNSSEKTGLKFTSGWWNSINGGDFDNDGDMDYILGNRGLNSRYRASSERPMTVYALDYDKNGSIDPLITIFNDSLEYPIHSRDDLIKQIPAMRKTFPDYASYARATLSDILTSQERSSAYTAKAFQFASSLLLNQGDGTFELKSLPQQAQIAPIYGILIDDLDNDGNLDAILTGNDLGTAVGIGRYDASRGLVLMGDGDGTFHTIGVADSGLYLDGEVRGAISLRSKDSNIFVFGRNSSTVSAYAFKNPKDADFITIPSNTAKAKITLPNGEERMQEFYYGSSYLSQSSRHLKRYGNERKIVFYSFSGIEQTVWSLEN, encoded by the coding sequence GTAGACGACCGTCTCTATCTAAACCAAGGAAATTTGGGTTTTAAGGATATCAGCAGTACCGCGGGCATTACAATCCAGGGTTGGTCTACCGGGGCCACCATGGTCGATATCAATCATGACGGGCTTTTGGATATCTATGTGAATCGGTCAGGAAATCATTCTTCGGAGCGGCGTAGCAATTTGTTTTACATCAACCAAGGAAATCTAAAATTTGAGGAACAGGCGGCCGTCTTGGGGCTTGCCGACACAAGTTATTCGACTCAAGCAGCCTTTTTGGATTATGATAAGGATGGTGACTTGGATATGTATTTGCTAAACCATACGAACGCGGTACGGGACCCGAACAACGTAAGACCGCTGATTGCCGACGGGAGTGGTCCCGCAAATGACCGTTTGTATAAAAACAATGAATCCGAAACGGGCCAACTCACATTTACCGATGTTAGCTTGCAAGCAGGTATACGCTTCGATGGTATGGGGCTAGGTGTCGGCACGGCCGATATCAACAATGACGGTTGGGACGACATCTTCGTCACGAACGATTTTATGGCCAATGACTACCTCTATATCAATAATCAGGATGGTAGTTTCACCGAAAGTTCGAAGCGGTACTTAAATCATGTAAGTCATTTCAGTATGGGTAACGATTTAGCCGACTTCAATAACGATGGGCTGACGGATATGGTGACCGCCGATATGCTACCGCGGGATAATTTTCACGAAAAAAAAATGTCCGGCCCCCTGAACTACGACCTCTTCGAATACACCCTAGAGCAAGGGTACATACCGCAATACATGCGTAATACGCTACAACTAAACAATGGGGAAAAAGCGGACGGCAGCTATTCCTTTTCCGAGGTTGGCCAACTAATGGGCGTCGAAGCCACCGATTGGAGCTGGGCTCCGCTATTTGCGGATTTTGATAATGACGGTCTAAAAGACCTCTTTATATCCAATGGATATTTGCGGGATATCACTGATCTAGACTTTATCAATTATACAAGTTCGTTAGCGAATAGTGTTCCGCCGGATAGCCTGGATTATATTTTGAAGCAAAGAGCAAAGGATATGCCTTCCATCAAGCTGACCAATTTTATATTTAAGAATGGGTCCCAGTTGAAATTTGAGAACTACTCAGACCAATGGGGGATGAATCAGCCCTCTCTATCGAACGGCGCCGCTTATGCTGATTTGGATAACGATGGCGATTTGGATATGGTAACCAACAATATTAACGAAACGGCATTCATTTATGAAAACCGTTCGAATACATTTGAGGAAAACAATTTCTTGAAAATAAGACTTGTTCAAGATTCATATAATACTATGGCCTTGGGAGCCCAGGTCTTTCTATTTCAAAAAGACCGAAAACAAACCATTAGGCAAGCACCGACGAGAGGCTATCAGTCATCTGTAGACTATACCCTACATTTTGGTCTAGGCGATAAAGAAGTCGTTGATAGCATTCTGGTCAAATGGCCCGATGGATTTTTGAGCAAAATCGACAGTCCGAGAAGCAATCGGTTGTTGACCATTACCAAAGAGGAAACCGAAAGTGGATTTTTGACACGAAATGGAAATCGAATAAATCGATTTTTGACGGAAATAACCGATTCCGTACGACTAAAATTTAAGCATACCGAGCCGGTTTACAATGATTTCGGCAGGCAATTTTTACTTCCTCACAAACAATCGAACCAAGGGCCCGGACTGGCCGCAGGGGATATAAATGGTGATGGGTATGAAGATTTTTTTATAGGTGGGGCCTATAACCGAAGCGGGCAGCTTTTCTTTGGTACAAAGACCGGGAAATTCAACCGAAAACCATTAATAGAAAATGAAAAGGAGAAATATGAAGAGGATACCGGTGCTTTGCTTTTTGATGCCGATGGCGACGGGGATAATGACCTTTACGTCGTAAGCGGAAGCAATGAATTCTATCCCGGATCGGAATATTATCAAGATCGGCTGTATAGCAATGATGGTAAAGGGAATTTCGTTTTGAACGCCGGTGCGCTTCCGCGAATGCGAGCGAGTGGTTCATGTGTAAGGGCATCTGATTTCGATAAGGATGGCGATTTAGATCTTTTTATTGGTGGTAGGCTAAGTGCTTTAAAATATCCCTTGCCCCCGGATAGTTATCTACTGATTAACGAAAACGGGAAATTCATCGATGCAACCACAAAATTGGCCCCTTCTTTACGAAAAGCGGGAATGGTCACCGATGCGCTGTGGACGGATTTTGACAACGATGATGATACCGATCTTATTTTAGTTGGCGAGTTTATGGCGATACAATTCTTTGAAAACAAAGATGGAAAATTAGTCAATAGCTCGGAAAAGACCGGCCTGAAATTCACCTCGGGATGGTGGAACAGTATTAATGGCGGAGATTTCGACAACGATGGGGATATGGATTATATTTTGGGAAATCGCGGCTTGAATTCCAGGTATCGGGCGTCTTCTGAAAGGCCTATGACCGTCTATGCCCTCGACTATGATAAAAACGGAAGCATCGACCCATTGATCACTATCTTTAATGATAGTCTCGAGTATCCCATCCATTCCAGGGATGACCTTATTAAACAGATTCCCGCGATGCGCAAAACATTTCCGGATTATGCCAGCTATGCCCGAGCGACATTGTCGGACATTTTAACATCGCAGGAAAGGAGCAGCGCCTATACGGCTAAAGCCTTTCAATTTGCTTCTTCCTTGCTCCTCAATCAAGGCGATGGAACGTTCGAATTAAAAAGTTTACCTCAGCAAGCCCAAATCGCACCGATATACGGCATTCTTATCGACGACTTGGATAATGATGGTAATTTGGATGCAATCTTGACCGGGAATGACCTAGGTACGGCCGTGGGTATAGGTAGATATGATGCCTCGCGAGGATTGGTTTTGATGGGGGATGGTGACGGCACATTCCACACGATAGGTGTAGCTGATAGCGGATTATATCTTGATGGAGAAGTGCGAGGGGCTATTTCATTACGATCGAAGGATAGCAATATTTTCGTCTTTGGAAGAAATTCAAGTACTGTTAGCGCATATGCCTTCAAAAACCCCAAGGACGCAGACTTTATAACCATACCATCAAATACAGCGAAAGCAAAAATTACTTTACCAAATGGGGAAGAACGTATGCAAGAGTTTTATTACGGGTCATCTTATCTTTCCCAATCATCACGTCATTTAAAGCGCTACGGAAACGAACGGAAAATCGTGTTTTATAGTTTCTCTGGAATAGAGCAGACGGTTTGGTCTTTAGAAAATTAA
- a CDS encoding Crp/Fnr family transcriptional regulator, whose amino-acid sequence MENRCENCIVRQFNSLRAMNKEELKKVSDSKVSKKIKKGEVLFEEGEKLDGVFCVRDGVSKMSKLSANGKDQIVKLASKGVVMGQRSVIAEESTNLSAVAVNDMEVCFIPKEIISNALNSNPNFAVEVLRHMAHDLKEADDVIVNMSQKTVKQRMAEAFLYLKKNYGEDEEGFLSLTLSREDYANVVGTATESCIRIISEFKKKGLIKTCGKQIAIAEERKLQDLIDGF is encoded by the coding sequence ATGGAAAACAGATGTGAAAATTGTATCGTTCGTCAATTCAATTCATTACGTGCCATGAATAAGGAGGAATTGAAAAAGGTCTCTGATTCCAAAGTCTCCAAAAAAATTAAAAAAGGTGAGGTACTCTTTGAAGAAGGAGAAAAGTTAGATGGTGTTTTTTGTGTTCGCGATGGGGTTTCCAAAATGTCGAAACTTAGCGCTAACGGAAAGGACCAAATTGTAAAATTGGCGAGTAAAGGAGTAGTGATGGGTCAGCGTTCGGTCATTGCCGAGGAATCAACTAATCTAAGTGCAGTTGCCGTGAACGATATGGAAGTATGCTTTATTCCCAAAGAAATCATCTCAAATGCGTTGAACTCCAATCCTAATTTTGCCGTCGAGGTATTACGACATATGGCACATGACCTCAAGGAGGCGGATGATGTTATTGTGAATATGTCTCAAAAAACGGTCAAGCAACGTATGGCCGAAGCTTTTCTGTATTTGAAAAAGAATTATGGCGAGGATGAAGAAGGCTTCCTAAGCCTGACCCTGTCCCGTGAAGACTACGCCAATGTTGTCGGCACGGCTACCGAATCTTGTATTCGAATCATCTCGGAATTCAAGAAAAAAGGGCTTATCAAAACCTGCGGTAAGCAAATTGCGATAGCCGAAGAACGAAAACTTCAAGATCTGATAGATGGATTCTAA